In one Winogradskyella sp. MH6 genomic region, the following are encoded:
- a CDS encoding SusC/RagA family TonB-linked outer membrane protein — protein MSGSCLFAQSKTITGTVTAEDMGGPVPGASVLVKGTTNGTSTDFDGNYSLTVDGPNAILVFSYLGYATQEIKVGDKSTVNVELKPSQEALDEVVVIGYGTARKSDLTGSVVTVSGNDLKEQNISNVAETLTGRLAGVQVLSTEGSPDAEVQIKVRGTGSITQDSSPLIIVDGFPINNLSDISPSDIANISVLKDASSTAIYGSRGANGVVIITTKSGREGKIAVNFNTFYGVKKIANTIDVLSPEDFVKWQYEYWLLNDELETYEENYGLYQDYDQYVGMKGNNWQELIYGRTGEVESRDLSIRGGSEKINFNFNYALYDEKAIMVGSNFKRNNLSLALKSKASDRVNLTFNARYSDTEINGGGANEQNEISSADSRLKHSIRYSPIPLTSFDPTNTEETFFSDLVNPFVAVDDNQRRQLRKNLNLSGSFEWEVIDNLKLKTSVTLNNRNDLDYRFYGKSTYFSSNRPAVENQGLPSLVIRDRKREDFRNANTINYDFKNHLGADHSLQLLVGEEMIIAKNNQVTSELHGFPSAFDFNTSVNLTTQGTPFSVNNFYSPEDKLLSFFGRANYGYKNKYLLTATYRIDGSSKFLGDNRWGYFPSAAVAWKVSEEEFLKNADWLNSLKLRLSYGEAGNNNIPTGQTIQTFQSYNTSYINGIDNYWAASNVLANPDLKWETTVTQNLGLDYSLFDGRLSGSFELYKNVTKDLLLAFRTPGSGYEYQFRNIGEIQNTGFEALVNYSVISKENYGLDLSFNVSANTNRINSLGELEDFGWTSEWASSQIGNDYLVQVGSPLGIMYGYQSDGRYEVSDFDYDSTTGEYTLRDGVVDNSAVIGDGFVRPGALKLKDINGDGVVDNDDNTVIGDANPDFTGGMTLSARAYGFDFSAAFNFSVGFDVYNANKIHSNTPRESNDFGNLTTTFADGVRWTNLDPSTGQLVTDPSQLEALNANTTMWSPYMQRYVFSDWAVEDGSYLRLNTITLGYTLPESAVSDFGITKLRLYVTANNVFVWTNYSGLDPEVSTRRKTTFTPRVDYSAYPRSRQVAFGLNLNF, from the coding sequence TTGAGCGGTTCATGCTTATTTGCCCAAAGCAAAACTATAACAGGTACTGTGACGGCAGAAGATATGGGCGGACCAGTTCCTGGTGCATCTGTATTAGTTAAAGGAACTACAAACGGTACATCTACAGATTTTGACGGTAATTATTCTCTTACTGTTGATGGACCAAATGCTATATTGGTGTTTTCTTATTTAGGATACGCTACACAAGAAATAAAAGTTGGAGACAAATCAACAGTTAATGTTGAATTAAAGCCAAGCCAAGAAGCACTAGACGAAGTTGTTGTAATTGGTTATGGTACTGCACGAAAATCCGATTTAACAGGCTCAGTTGTTACTGTTAGTGGTAATGACTTAAAAGAGCAGAACATATCTAATGTTGCCGAAACCTTAACAGGTCGTCTTGCAGGTGTTCAAGTTTTATCAACCGAAGGGTCTCCAGATGCCGAAGTTCAAATAAAGGTAAGAGGTACAGGATCTATAACACAAGACAGTTCTCCTTTAATTATTGTTGATGGATTTCCTATCAATAATTTAAGTGATATTTCACCTTCAGATATTGCCAATATTAGTGTTTTAAAGGATGCATCTTCAACAGCTATTTATGGTTCTAGAGGTGCAAATGGTGTTGTTATTATAACAACTAAAAGTGGTAGAGAAGGTAAAATTGCGGTTAACTTTAATACATTTTATGGTGTAAAAAAGATTGCAAACACAATAGATGTATTAAGTCCAGAAGATTTTGTAAAATGGCAATACGAATATTGGTTGTTAAATGATGAATTAGAGACCTATGAAGAAAACTATGGTCTATATCAGGATTATGACCAATATGTTGGCATGAAAGGAAACAATTGGCAAGAATTAATCTATGGTCGTACTGGAGAAGTAGAAAGTAGAGACTTGTCAATTAGAGGTGGATCTGAAAAAATCAATTTCAATTTCAACTATGCGCTTTATGATGAAAAGGCAATTATGGTTGGTTCTAACTTCAAAAGAAACAATTTATCCTTAGCATTAAAGAGCAAAGCTAGCGACAGAGTTAATTTAACCTTCAACGCTCGTTATTCTGACACAGAAATTAATGGTGGTGGAGCTAATGAACAAAATGAAATATCTTCTGCAGATTCTAGACTAAAGCACTCAATAAGATATTCCCCTATACCATTAACTAGTTTTGACCCAACTAATACAGAAGAAACTTTCTTTAGCGATTTGGTTAACCCATTCGTAGCTGTAGACGACAACCAAAGAAGACAATTGAGAAAAAACTTAAACTTATCTGGTAGTTTTGAATGGGAAGTTATAGATAATCTTAAACTCAAAACGAGTGTTACACTTAACAACAGAAATGATTTAGACTATCGCTTTTACGGTAAATCAACATACTTTTCTAGTAACAGACCTGCTGTTGAAAATCAAGGTCTACCTAGTTTAGTTATTAGAGATAGAAAACGTGAAGATTTTAGAAACGCTAATACCATTAACTATGATTTTAAAAATCATCTTGGAGCAGATCATAGTCTTCAATTATTGGTAGGTGAGGAAATGATTATTGCTAAAAACAATCAAGTTACTAGCGAGCTTCATGGTTTCCCATCAGCTTTTGACTTTAATACAAGTGTAAATTTAACAACTCAAGGAACTCCCTTTTCTGTAAATAATTTTTACAGTCCTGAAGATAAATTATTATCGTTCTTTGGTCGTGCTAATTATGGCTATAAAAACAAGTACTTACTTACTGCAACTTATCGTATTGATGGCTCAAGTAAGTTCTTAGGTGATAATCGTTGGGGATACTTCCCTTCTGCTGCTGTTGCATGGAAGGTTTCTGAAGAAGAATTTCTTAAAAATGCAGATTGGTTAAATTCATTAAAGTTACGTTTAAGTTATGGTGAAGCTGGTAACAATAACATTCCTACGGGACAAACCATCCAAACGTTTCAATCTTACAATACTTCTTACATAAATGGTATAGATAACTATTGGGCTGCTTCAAATGTACTAGCTAATCCAGATTTGAAATGGGAAACAACTGTTACTCAAAACCTTGGTTTAGATTATTCTCTTTTTGATGGTCGTTTAAGTGGATCGTTTGAATTATACAAAAACGTTACTAAAGATTTATTGTTGGCTTTCCGTACACCAGGATCTGGTTACGAATACCAATTTAGAAATATAGGTGAAATACAAAACACAGGTTTTGAAGCCTTGGTGAATTATTCTGTGATAAGCAAAGAGAACTACGGATTGGATTTATCATTTAATGTTAGTGCTAACACCAATCGCATCAACTCATTAGGTGAATTAGAAGATTTCGGTTGGACATCGGAGTGGGCTTCTAGTCAAATAGGAAATGATTATCTTGTACAAGTAGGTTCTCCTTTAGGCATTATGTATGGCTACCAAAGTGACGGTCGTTATGAAGTTTCTGATTTTGATTATGACTCAACTACCGGAGAATATACATTAAGAGATGGTGTTGTAGACAACAGCGCTGTAATTGGAGATGGATTTGTTAGACCTGGTGCTCTAAAGCTTAAAGATATTAATGGAGACGGAGTTGTAGATAATGATGACAATACAGTAATTGGAGATGCTAACCCAGATTTTACTGGAGGTATGACTTTAAGCGCACGTGCTTACGGATTTGACTTTAGTGCTGCATTTAATTTTAGTGTTGGTTTTGATGTATATAATGCTAACAAAATTCATTCAAACACACCAAGAGAAAGCAATGACTTTGGGAACTTAACTACCACTTTTGCTGATGGCGTTAGATGGACAAATTTAGATCCTTCTACAGGTCAACTCGTAACAGACCCATCGCAATTAGAAGCATTAAATGCTAATACAACTATGTGGTCTCCTTACATGCAAAGGTATGTATTTAGTGACTGGGCTGTTGAGGATGGTTCTTACTTAAGATTAAATACAATAACTTTAGGTTATACATTACCAGAATCTGCGGTGTCTGATTTTGGAATTACTAAACTAAGACTTTACGTTACTGCTAACAACGTTTTTGTATGGACTAATTACTCTGGCTTAGATCCAGAAGTGTCAACAAGAAGAAAAACAACATTTACACCTCGTGTAGATTACTCAGCATATCCTAGAAGTAGGCAAGTTGCTTTTGGTTTAAACCTTAACTTTTAA
- a CDS encoding pectate lyase family protein → MSNPEGFGENTTGGGSSSPVIVDNYNAFKSMLLLSSPQVILVSGTIVLYSGQNISEVVTNKTIIGLPGARLVNNTQTQSGSGILNLKNGSNNVIIRNLIFEGPGAYDIDGRDNLSVEGCTNLWVDHCEFQDGLDGNFDIKNNSDNITVSWCKFTYLKPAIPGGSGGSNDHRFSNLIGSSDSNAPNDGHFSITFQNCYWAEGCKERMPRARNAELHILNCYYNTDVSNSRALGFSGGVNSLSCYVENSDFANVGTVYQSYGGTVALEFDNCINSVSNIGSVNAPSYSYSVIPVEDVATYIPNTSCGAGATLQVTNSGVISSSCDNLSIEESSLSSFYIYPSIVKDKLYLKNFSPIIEQGVVSVIDVNGKIIKTDNLDFNHNQDVELDFSSIVNGLYFVKVDCNNISRTYKIVKSK, encoded by the coding sequence ATGTCCAATCCTGAAGGTTTTGGTGAAAATACAACAGGTGGTGGAAGCTCTTCTCCTGTTATTGTGGATAATTACAATGCTTTTAAAAGTATGCTTTTGTTGTCATCACCACAAGTCATCCTTGTTTCGGGTACAATAGTTTTATATTCAGGTCAAAATATCAGTGAAGTTGTTACTAATAAAACTATCATAGGTTTGCCTGGTGCTAGGCTAGTCAATAATACCCAAACACAATCTGGTTCTGGCATTTTGAATTTAAAAAATGGATCCAATAATGTTATCATAAGAAACTTAATTTTTGAAGGGCCTGGTGCTTATGACATTGATGGAAGAGATAATTTATCTGTTGAGGGCTGTACAAATTTATGGGTGGATCACTGTGAATTTCAAGATGGCTTGGATGGTAACTTTGACATTAAAAATAATTCAGACAATATTACGGTGTCTTGGTGTAAGTTTACTTATCTCAAACCTGCTATTCCAGGTGGTTCTGGTGGATCAAATGATCATAGGTTTTCTAACCTTATAGGTTCTAGTGATTCAAATGCTCCTAATGACGGTCATTTTAGTATAACCTTTCAAAATTGTTACTGGGCTGAAGGTTGCAAGGAACGCATGCCAAGAGCGAGAAATGCAGAGCTTCATATTTTGAATTGTTATTACAATACAGATGTATCTAATTCAAGAGCATTAGGTTTTAGTGGAGGTGTTAATAGCTTGTCATGCTATGTTGAAAATTCAGATTTTGCTAATGTTGGTACAGTTTATCAAAGCTATGGTGGTACAGTAGCTTTAGAGTTTGATAATTGTATAAATTCTGTCTCTAATATAGGTTCTGTTAATGCACCATCATATAGTTATAGTGTTATTCCTGTGGAAGATGTTGCAACTTATATTCCAAACACAAGTTGCGGAGCAGGTGCAACTTTACAAGTTACTAATTCTGGTGTTATATCATCGAGTTGTGATAATTTGAGTATTGAAGAATCGTCTTTAAGTTCATTTTATATATATCCAAGTATCGTAAAGGATAAACTTTACCTCAAGAATTTTTCTCCTATTATAGAACAAGGAGTAGTTTCTGTAATTGATGTTAATGGGAAAATTATTAAGACTGATAATTTAGATTTTAATCATAATCAAGATGTAGAACTAGATTTTTCTTCAATAGTAAATGGATTATATTTTGTTAAGGTTGATTGCAATAATATATCACGTACCTACAAAATTGTTAAATCAAAGTAG
- a CDS encoding pectinesterase family protein, with the protein MKKIYFFVLVVALFSGNYGVAQSVNSYNLGDNSTFTNTGTQWDPVTSTTSPDGKLRTQAATSLWHSAGYGVAFQNGNSLEVDVEGIATIRFYGSVYSSGTMDAGTTIGGNDLGTMDVDMDAYPDMSDQTGYYEFSYTGGSATLYFTFTGSNAYTPSIEVISPTTSYNLGDGSTFTNTGIQWDPVTSTTSPDGKLRTQAATSLWHSTGYGVAFQNGNSLEVDVAEGSSTVRFYGSVYSSGTMDGGTTIGGNDLGTIDSDIDAHPGMADQTGYYEFTYTGGATTLYFTFSGPNAYTPAIDVTTLESTIIKTDVWDFAAEQLDEVLYNNMLTESTINSWYDGSIAVGSSGNVFPSAFSAGALSWVGGTNDRLRTVNTNLTRYDENISSVSGYSGRVYVNAGGATGRYMSLMLDEDDEVTVMMLTQSGTGSVHFEYATDPAIQDDVVAVGGDLQEVNFVAKEAGEYHIYDAVDKPSYYRIMRKDAEYVTLTGNVDETFAAGIPDGYSIIFTNEAGKEYAAVVSSGTYTIDLPIEYTYNLSLGGANGYIITNGLTFNATEETTIYDIVVAQVDIYNVSGNITGLTDLTGVTLAYTPDSGASTVYTPIVTIDEVAFTYSVDLEAGIEYTISAEGVNDYEILTNTITIGSADETADVDFTPKPLYNVAINAIGLDATQESELSLTFTNLNEEGYSYDFTDINAVSLRDGVYTVSYNGIDAYPLRLALTSNLTVAGSDTSKDLTFNPISLWTFNDRVINAATAYEGLMFTGSVNVRGNNGDLNAGSGSTIAIPVQVGDKVIITDYYSSNYSVEGEPAVTNTSNSTSTNVVSEYVYPGATDGTVTITVNATSYFVSFEVVAIEPYSPIITVGVDKDFQTINEALDAISRMDRPNDEPVTVMIDPGNYEEMIVISINNVTLKNASSNPSIALLNSGVDIDANAVRITSYYGQKYNFFSQGTDNKWSAEALAVNTENGYTEYINQEGTGGGSSYWNATVVITAQDVTIEDIILENSFNQYISLKESQDVVQAKAPSEPTRPTDYGNTSVQDRSAGYVTQAAAIGIAASADRVVLDECRVIGRQDSFYGAQGARVAIYKGAMMGAVDYLFGGMTAVFYQTDLVLNTSDYSSDAAYITAAQQTSGRGYLMYECHVKSTIPGVETASTYGSKPGYYGRPWAPNTSEVVFYNTTIDESTYPGSEGLSLISPEGWTSSLGGVSSMMYEYGTIENASGVDNSGTRAPWSTVLSSPTLTDGTAITTFNFTKGTDDWDPFPELLSVGDFKNAQSSAFVKTYNQKLHISNVTSENRVLVYAITGALVKDFETSVETSVDIEDGIWIVKLIDGNGSKVFKLISH; encoded by the coding sequence ATGAAAAAAATCTACTTTTTCGTATTGGTAGTTGCGTTATTTTCTGGAAATTATGGAGTTGCTCAATCGGTAAACTCTTATAATTTGGGTGATAACTCAACATTTACCAACACAGGAACACAATGGGATCCTGTAACTTCAACAACAAGTCCAGATGGCAAACTAAGAACTCAGGCCGCTACAAGTTTATGGCATAGTGCTGGCTATGGTGTGGCTTTCCAAAATGGAAATTCTTTAGAAGTCGATGTCGAGGGCATTGCAACAATTCGCTTTTACGGTTCAGTGTATAGTTCAGGTACAATGGATGCTGGTACAACTATTGGCGGAAATGATTTAGGCACAATGGATGTAGATATGGATGCTTATCCAGATATGTCTGATCAAACGGGTTACTATGAATTTTCTTACACGGGAGGTTCTGCAACATTGTATTTTACATTTACAGGGTCTAATGCATATACTCCTTCAATAGAGGTAATTTCTCCTACAACTTCATATAATTTAGGTGATGGTTCAACATTTACCAATACAGGAATACAATGGGATCCTGTAACATCGACAACAAGTCCAGATGGCAAACTAAGAACTCAAGCCGCTACAAGTTTATGGCATAGTACAGGCTATGGTGTAGCTTTTCAAAATGGAAATTCTTTAGAGGTTGATGTGGCTGAGGGTAGTAGTACTGTAAGGTTTTACGGTTCTGTTTATAGTTCAGGTACAATGGATGGAGGTACAACAATAGGTGGTAACGATTTGGGAACTATAGATTCAGATATAGATGCACATCCAGGTATGGCTGATCAAACAGGCTATTACGAATTCACTTATACAGGAGGTGCAACAACACTATATTTTACTTTTAGTGGTCCTAATGCTTACACACCAGCTATTGATGTTACAACTTTAGAATCAACAATTATTAAGACAGATGTCTGGGATTTCGCAGCGGAACAACTCGATGAAGTTTTATATAACAATATGCTAACGGAATCTACAATTAATTCATGGTACGATGGTTCAATTGCTGTAGGTTCATCAGGAAATGTTTTTCCTTCGGCTTTTAGTGCAGGCGCATTATCATGGGTTGGTGGTACTAATGACAGATTGAGAACTGTAAATACAAACCTTACACGTTATGATGAAAATATTAGTAGCGTTTCCGGTTATTCAGGTAGAGTGTATGTTAATGCAGGTGGTGCAACAGGTAGATATATGAGCTTAATGTTAGATGAAGATGATGAAGTCACTGTTATGATGCTCACGCAATCAGGAACAGGAAGTGTTCATTTTGAATATGCAACCGATCCTGCAATACAGGACGATGTTGTGGCTGTAGGTGGAGATTTACAGGAAGTTAATTTTGTAGCAAAAGAAGCTGGAGAATATCATATCTATGATGCGGTCGATAAACCAAGTTATTATAGAATAATGAGGAAAGATGCTGAATATGTTACTTTAACAGGTAATGTAGATGAAACTTTTGCGGCTGGTATTCCTGATGGGTATTCAATAATATTTACTAATGAAGCAGGTAAAGAATATGCTGCTGTAGTTTCAAGTGGTACTTATACCATTGATTTACCAATAGAGTATACTTACAACTTAAGTTTAGGTGGAGCTAATGGTTATATCATAACTAATGGACTTACGTTTAATGCTACTGAGGAAACAACGATTTATGATATTGTTGTGGCTCAGGTAGATATTTATAATGTTAGTGGAAATATTACAGGTTTAACTGATTTAACAGGTGTGACTTTAGCATATACTCCAGATTCTGGAGCAAGTACGGTTTACACTCCAATAGTTACTATAGATGAAGTAGCTTTTACATACAGTGTAGATCTAGAAGCTGGAATTGAATATACCATTTCTGCTGAAGGTGTTAATGATTATGAAATACTAACAAATACTATTACAATAGGATCTGCTGATGAAACTGCAGATGTAGATTTTACACCAAAGCCATTATACAACGTAGCTATCAATGCTATTGGTTTAGATGCAACCCAAGAAAGTGAATTGAGTTTAACATTTACGAACTTAAATGAAGAAGGATATTCATATGATTTTACAGATATTAATGCAGTGTCTTTAAGAGATGGTGTTTATACTGTTTCTTATAATGGTATTGATGCTTATCCATTAAGATTAGCGCTTACATCTAATCTTACTGTTGCTGGATCTGATACTTCAAAAGACTTAACGTTCAATCCAATCTCATTATGGACCTTTAACGATAGAGTAATTAATGCAGCAACTGCCTATGAAGGTCTTATGTTCACAGGAAGCGTGAATGTTAGAGGTAATAATGGAGATTTAAATGCAGGATCAGGTTCAACCATTGCTATTCCTGTTCAGGTAGGTGATAAAGTTATTATTACGGATTATTATTCATCTAATTATTCGGTAGAAGGAGAACCAGCTGTTACAAATACTTCAAATAGTACTAGTACAAATGTGGTGTCAGAATATGTTTATCCAGGTGCAACTGATGGTACAGTGACAATAACTGTTAATGCTACATCGTATTTTGTGTCTTTTGAAGTTGTTGCTATAGAGCCTTACAGCCCAATTATTACAGTTGGTGTTGATAAGGATTTTCAAACAATAAATGAAGCTTTGGATGCTATTTCTAGAATGGATCGTCCTAATGACGAACCTGTGACAGTAATGATTGATCCAGGAAATTACGAAGAAATGATAGTGATTAGTATCAACAATGTTACTTTAAAAAATGCATCTTCTAATCCTAGCATAGCACTTTTAAATTCAGGTGTAGATATCGATGCTAACGCGGTGAGAATTACATCATACTATGGACAAAAATATAATTTCTTTAGTCAAGGTACAGATAATAAATGGAGTGCTGAGGCTCTAGCTGTAAATACTGAAAATGGTTATACGGAGTACATTAACCAAGAAGGAACAGGAGGAGGTTCTTCATACTGGAATGCAACTGTTGTAATTACAGCACAAGATGTGACTATCGAAGATATAATTCTTGAAAATTCTTTTAATCAATATATTTCGTTAAAAGAATCACAGGATGTTGTACAGGCGAAGGCACCAAGTGAGCCAACAAGACCAACAGATTATGGTAATACTTCGGTTCAAGATAGATCTGCAGGATATGTAACACAGGCAGCGGCAATAGGTATTGCGGCAAGTGCAGATAGAGTGGTTTTAGATGAGTGTAGAGTTATCGGACGTCAAGATTCTTTCTATGGTGCTCAAGGAGCTAGAGTCGCTATATACAAAGGTGCTATGATGGGTGCTGTGGATTATCTTTTCGGTGGAATGACAGCGGTATTCTACCAAACGGATTTAGTTCTTAATACAAGTGATTATAGTAGTGATGCAGCATACATTACTGCTGCTCAGCAAACTTCAGGTAGAGGTTACTTAATGTACGAATGTCATGTGAAATCTACAATTCCAGGTGTTGAAACAGCTTCTACTTATGGCTCTAAGCCTGGTTATTATGGTCGTCCATGGGCGCCGAATACAAGTGAAGTAGTATTTTATAATACAACTATTGATGAATCTACTTACCCTGGTTCTGAAGGGCTTTCGTTGATATCTCCTGAAGGATGGACAAGCTCTTTAGGTGGTGTATCTTCTATGATGTATGAATATGGAACGATAGAAAATGCTTCTGGAGTTGATAATTCTGGGACAAGAGCGCCTTGGTCAACAGTATTATCATCACCAACGCTAACAGACGGTACGGCAATAACAACATTTAATTTTACTAAAGGAACAGATGATTGGGATCCCTTTCCGGAATTACTCTCGGTAGGTGATTTTAAGAATGCTCAATCTTCAGCATTTGTAAAAACATATAATCAGAAACTACATATTTCTAATGTGACTTCTGAAAATAGAGTTTTGGTCTATGCGATAACAGGTGCTTTGGTCAAAGATTTTGAAACTTCGGTTGAAACTTCAGTTGATATAGAAGACGGTATTTGGATTGTTAAATTGATAGATGGTAATGGGAGTAAGGTTTTTAAACTGATATCTCATTAA
- a CDS encoding T9SS type A sorting domain-containing protein, whose translation MRKKLLFLSLPFLLFTAFVQAQDHVWDFGNDETNFPVGPAFSDTQVIDGLTLVAGGSSFGTVEPNSGTWSDGYSSTNRFKSEGNSSVDASGLPTRRYMEFSVTGPVSVKLWFRFSGSSTPRAVVIADNTGAEIVRFDSVGDTDRRYIEADYTGSASSILVFSEGNAVNYYKLEVSSTLLSVDDVDLISEIDVRSVKNQVFVSNVTSDVEINVYNITGVLVKTIKTNEDLNFQLEPGIYIAHAISSGKSQTFKLLSY comes from the coding sequence ATGAGAAAAAAATTACTTTTTTTGAGTTTACCATTTCTGCTTTTTACTGCTTTTGTACAAGCGCAAGATCATGTATGGGATTTTGGTAATGATGAAACTAACTTTCCTGTGGGACCAGCATTTTCGGATACGCAGGTAATTGACGGGCTAACATTGGTTGCTGGTGGTTCTAGTTTTGGTACAGTTGAACCAAATTCAGGTACTTGGTCAGATGGTTACAGTTCTACTAATCGTTTTAAATCAGAAGGAAACAGTTCTGTTGACGCATCAGGTTTACCCACAAGAAGGTATATGGAGTTTTCTGTTACAGGTCCAGTATCTGTAAAATTGTGGTTTAGATTTAGTGGTTCTAGCACTCCAAGAGCTGTTGTTATCGCAGATAATACAGGAGCTGAAATTGTTCGCTTTGATTCTGTTGGAGATACTGATAGAAGATATATTGAAGCTGATTATACAGGAAGCGCAAGCTCTATTTTAGTTTTTTCTGAAGGTAATGCTGTTAATTATTACAAATTAGAAGTTAGTAGTACCTTATTAAGTGTAGATGATGTCGATTTAATTTCAGAAATAGATGTAAGGTCTGTTAAGAATCAAGTGTTTGTTTCTAATGTAACTTCAGATGTTGAAATTAATGTTTACAATATTACGGGAGTTTTAGTTAAAACAATAAAAACAAATGAGGATTTAAACTTTCAATTAGAACCTGGTATTTATATTGCTCATGCAATATCCTCAGGAAAGAGTCAAACCTTTAAGTTGCTTTCTTATTAG
- a CDS encoding glycoside hydrolase family 28 protein, whose protein sequence is MVGTSCNENKTQQKKGPWSDMEEVVNSVKTPEFPDKTYNVLDFGAKADGVTKNTNAFKDAIKACTDNGGGKVIVPEGKYLTGAIHLDNNVNLHLEEGAEILFSTEPQDYYPLVATSYEGVELMNYSPLLYAYKKKNVAVTGKGTLNGQASNDNWWKWCGKDEYGWEEGMPQQKDSLNLPRLMEMGQNGTPLTERVFGDGHYLRPTFLEPYECENVLIKGVKIIDAPFWIIHPFKSNNVIVDGVTVESHGPNNDGCDPEYSKNVIIRNCTFNTGDDCIAIKAGRDAEGRRIGIKTENVVVQNCKMIDGHGGVVIGSEMSAGVSNVYVENCEMNSPNLDRAIRLKTNSRRGGTIDGIYVRNLDVGQVKEAVLKLNMFYATYTNQTGEHIPEIKNVVLENVKVKNGGYYGILAKGYEESPITNVTLKNVIIEKVDEAFSLENVANLKLIDTYINGSLMQSPPQTKD, encoded by the coding sequence ATGGTTGGTACTTCTTGTAATGAGAATAAAACTCAACAAAAAAAAGGACCGTGGTCAGATATGGAGGAAGTTGTAAATAGTGTGAAAACACCTGAATTTCCAGATAAGACTTATAATGTTTTAGATTTTGGTGCAAAAGCAGACGGAGTTACTAAAAACACCAATGCTTTTAAAGACGCTATAAAAGCTTGTACAGATAATGGTGGTGGAAAAGTAATAGTTCCTGAGGGTAAATATTTAACGGGAGCTATTCATTTAGATAATAATGTAAACCTTCATTTAGAAGAAGGTGCAGAGATTTTATTTAGTACAGAACCGCAAGATTACTATCCTTTGGTCGCAACAAGTTATGAAGGTGTGGAGTTAATGAACTATTCTCCACTTTTATATGCTTACAAGAAAAAGAATGTAGCCGTTACAGGTAAAGGTACTTTAAATGGTCAGGCTAGTAATGATAACTGGTGGAAATGGTGTGGTAAGGATGAGTACGGTTGGGAAGAGGGAATGCCACAACAAAAGGATAGTCTTAATCTTCCAAGGCTAATGGAAATGGGACAAAATGGAACACCTTTAACTGAGCGTGTTTTTGGTGATGGTCATTATTTAAGACCTACTTTTTTAGAGCCTTACGAGTGTGAAAATGTTTTAATAAAAGGTGTTAAAATTATTGACGCGCCATTTTGGATTATTCATCCATTCAAATCCAATAATGTAATTGTAGATGGAGTAACGGTTGAAAGTCATGGGCCTAACAATGATGGTTGTGATCCAGAGTATTCTAAAAACGTCATTATAAGAAATTGTACATTTAATACAGGTGATGATTGCATCGCCATAAAAGCAGGAAGAGATGCAGAAGGTAGAAGAATTGGTATTAAAACGGAGAACGTTGTGGTACAAAACTGCAAAATGATTGATGGTCATGGTGGTGTAGTTATTGGTAGTGAAATGTCAGCAGGAGTATCGAATGTTTATGTAGAAAATTGTGAAATGAATAGTCCAAATCTAGACAGAGCTATTAGGCTGAAAACAAATTCTAGAAGAGGAGGAACTATAGATGGTATATATGTTAGAAACCTTGATGTCGGCCAAGTAAAAGAGGCTGTATTAAAGTTGAATATGTTTTACGCAACATACACGAATCAAACAGGAGAACATATCCCAGAAATTAAGAATGTAGTGTTAGAAAATGTAAAGGTAAAGAATGGAGGTTACTATGGTATTTTAGCTAAAGGCTATGAAGAATCACCTATTACAAACGTTACTCTAAAGAATGTAATTATTGAAAAAGTAGACGAAGCATTTTCGTTAGAAAATGTAGCTAACTTAAAACTTATAGATACGTATATCAACGGTTCGTTAATGCAGAGTCCACCTCAGACTAAAGATTAA